From the Microbacterium thalassium genome, one window contains:
- a CDS encoding class I SAM-dependent methyltransferase yields the protein MDFSLDALRRWPDVEAPDLVAVDAADRLILDESAVARADAGRGATTVIGDAYGALALGSAADGPHDPGRIRVHQDALTGERALAANAARVGLDDTTVSLPLSADLVRDARVVLMRLPRSLDALRDIAGLIAAHAADDVRVFAGGRIKHMSLAMNGVLTERFARVDVSHARQKSRVLIASEPHDGADPRPRCREHDGLVVCAFGGAFAGAAIDIGTRFLLAHLPADIPGDGLAVDLACGTGVVAAALALRHPSLAVHASDQSAAAVASARATAEANGVADRVRVVRDDALESVPDGAASFIALNPPFHTGAAVHEGLAAHLFADAARALRPGGELWTVWNSHLRYRSDLERIVGPTRQIARNAKFTVTASVRG from the coding sequence GTGGACTTCTCGCTGGACGCGCTGCGGCGCTGGCCGGACGTCGAGGCGCCCGATCTCGTGGCCGTCGACGCCGCCGACCGGCTCATCCTCGACGAGTCGGCCGTCGCGCGCGCGGACGCCGGACGCGGGGCGACGACCGTGATCGGCGACGCGTACGGCGCCCTGGCGCTCGGCTCCGCAGCGGACGGCCCCCATGACCCGGGGCGGATCCGCGTGCACCAGGACGCGCTGACCGGCGAGCGAGCGCTCGCCGCGAACGCGGCCCGCGTCGGACTCGACGACACGACCGTGTCGCTGCCGCTGTCGGCCGACCTCGTGCGGGACGCGCGCGTCGTGCTGATGCGCCTCCCCCGCTCGCTCGACGCGCTGCGCGACATCGCGGGCCTGATCGCGGCCCACGCCGCCGACGACGTCCGCGTGTTCGCCGGCGGGCGCATCAAGCACATGTCCCTCGCGATGAACGGAGTGCTCACGGAGCGCTTCGCGCGCGTGGACGTCAGCCACGCCCGCCAGAAGTCGCGCGTGCTGATCGCGTCGGAGCCGCACGACGGCGCCGACCCCCGCCCGCGCTGCCGCGAGCACGACGGGCTCGTGGTGTGCGCGTTCGGCGGCGCGTTCGCGGGCGCCGCGATCGACATCGGCACGCGGTTCCTGCTCGCGCACCTGCCCGCCGACATCCCGGGCGACGGCCTCGCGGTCGACCTCGCGTGCGGCACGGGCGTCGTGGCGGCGGCGCTCGCGCTGCGGCATCCGTCCCTCGCCGTGCACGCGAGCGATCAGTCGGCCGCCGCCGTGGCATCCGCCCGCGCGACAGCCGAGGCGAACGGCGTCGCCGACCGCGTGCGCGTCGTGCGCGACGACGCGCTGGAATCCGTGCCGGACGGAGCCGCGTCGTTCATCGCCCTCAACCCGCCGTTCCACACCGGCGCCGCCGTGCACGAGGGACTGGCCGCGCACCTGTTCGCGGACGCCGCCCGGGCCCTCCGTCCCGGCGGCGAGCTGTGGACGGTGTGGAACTCGCACCTGCGCTACCGCTCGGACCTCGAGCGGATCGTGGGTCCGACGCGGCAGATCGCGCGCAACGCGAAGTTCACCGTCACGGCGTCGGTGCGGGGCTGA